One genomic region from Candidatus Polarisedimenticolia bacterium encodes:
- a CDS encoding Rossmann-like and DUF2520 domain-containing protein yields MKAKFAIIGAGRLGRTLGRLLTLRGYQPTGLSCRTLQSARLARAFIGGGEPTTSNVQAAARARLVLIATPDREIVPVARELARSRVPWAGRVVFHTSGAISSAALDPLKRRGGLVASVHPLASIAAPRRDVDLRGTPFAIEGDPGAVRPLRRLVIEVGGTPVTIPRQAKALYHLIACMLSNDLVAFLAGGFEAARGLGLGSRQAARLYMPLIRGTVDNVARLGPVRALTGPVSRGDIATLRLHGEALRTLPAEMRRVHRALALRSVGLALEARTITPEVAARLARLLGSLP; encoded by the coding sequence ATGAAGGCGAAATTCGCAATCATCGGGGCGGGACGCCTCGGCCGCACCCTGGGGCGGCTGCTGACGCTCCGCGGGTACCAGCCCACGGGCCTGTCCTGCCGCACCCTTCAATCCGCCCGGCTGGCGCGGGCGTTCATCGGCGGCGGCGAGCCCACGACCTCGAACGTCCAGGCCGCGGCGCGCGCCCGTCTTGTCCTCATCGCCACGCCGGATCGCGAAATAGTCCCCGTGGCGCGCGAGCTGGCGCGGAGCCGGGTGCCATGGGCCGGGAGGGTCGTGTTCCACACCAGCGGGGCGATCTCCTCGGCCGCCCTCGACCCCTTGAAGAGACGCGGGGGGCTGGTCGCCTCGGTTCACCCGCTGGCGAGCATCGCCGCTCCCAGGCGGGACGTCGATCTGCGCGGCACGCCGTTCGCCATCGAGGGCGATCCCGGCGCCGTGCGGCCCCTGCGGCGGCTGGTCATCGAGGTCGGCGGCACTCCGGTCACGATTCCCCGGCAGGCGAAGGCCCTGTATCACCTGATCGCGTGCATGCTCTCCAACGACCTCGTGGCGTTTCTCGCGGGGGGATTTGAGGCCGCGCGCGGCCTCGGCCTGGGGTCGCGCCAGGCCGCGCGCCTGTACATGCCGCTGATCCGGGGCACGGTGGATAATGTGGCCCGGCTCGGGCCCGTCAGGGCGTTGACGGGGCCGGTCTCGCGCGGGGACATCGCGACCCTGCGGCTCCATGGCGAGGCGCTGCGCACCCTGCCCGCGGAAATGCGCCGGGTGCACCGGGCCCTTGCGCTCCGCTCGGTCGGCCTGGCGCTCGAGGCCCGGACCATCACGCCTGAGGTGGCGGCCCGACTGGCCCGATTGCTCGGATCGCTGCCCTAG